The Scomber japonicus isolate fScoJap1 chromosome 12, fScoJap1.pri, whole genome shotgun sequence sequence ATATAGCGTGAAAAGAATTGGAGAACTTACACACCCCTGTGGGGCTCCCATATTAATATCCTTTATGCTAGAGAGAGTAGAGTTGACCCTCACCTGTTGCTGCCTTCCAGTGAGGAAAGCAAAGTACCACTTAATAATGAAGGGGTTCACCTCCATTCGTTTGAGCTTTTTTAAAAGTATCTGGGGGAGAATCGTATTAAAAGCTGAGCTAAAATCCATGAACAGTAGTCTGGCATAAGCCTTGGGGttttcagtgtgtttaagtACCAGATGAGTTGTTGTATTGAGAGCATCATCAGTACCCCTGTTGTTCTGATAGGCAAATTGGTAAGGGTCTAGAAGATGTTTTACCTCATGTTTTAAGATGCACACCATTATACGCTCAAAAACTTTCATTATTACTGAAGTCAGGGCCACAGGTCTAAAGTCATTGTTATCCTTTGGGCAAGGTTTTTTAGGGACAATATTTATGAGGCTGTTATTCTGTCAGGCCTCAATGTTCAAtattatgaacacacacacacacacacacacacacacacacacacacacacacacacacacacacacacacacacacaaatacatacatatatatatatataattaagttGACTATGTACTCGACTATATAGGgctatgtatgaatgtatatatatatagtattaagttgactatatatatgtgtatatagaTTTATATGATTAGGCTATTATTAAGTCAACTTTATgtgaacttttctttttaaatgttggttATTAATTAAGCCATATAATATGTTaaatcatctcttttctttcaggatAAGCAGTAACTCAGGCTAAGCCTGACACCACCGGTGTTGGCACTGAGCCCCCACGATGTGAGATGGACCCTGCAGCACATCAACCCCAACAAGGCCACTGGACCTGATGGAGTACCAGGGCGGGTTCTGAAGTACTGTGCAGGGGAGCTGACAGCGGTGCTCACAGACCTGTTTAACATCTCCCTGCCGCAGGCCTCTGTCCCCACGTGCCTCAAGACAGCAACAATCATCCCTGTGCCAAAACAATCAGCCATCAGGTCCCTCAATGACGATCGGCCTGTGGCTCTGACACCGGTGGTGATGTAATGCTTTGAGTGTCTTGTACTAGGATGCTTAAAGAACAGCAACCCCCCCTCCTTAGACCACCACCAATTTGCCTATAGGGCAAACAGGTCGACTGAGGACGCAGTGTCACTAACCCTCCACACCGCCCTGACACACCTGGACCAGTGGGACAGTTATGGGTGGATGTTATTCATAGACTATAGCTCCGCCTTGAACACCACCACCCCCCATAAACTAGCCACCAAGCTGGACCACCTGGGCCTCAACACACCTGAGCAGCTGGGTCCTGGACCTCCTCACGGGCTGACCACAGACTGTGCGCATGGGGAGACAGGTCTCCTCATGCATCACCCTGAACATCGGTGCACCACAGGGCTGTGTGTTGagccccttcctcttttccctctacACTCTGGACTGCAAACCCACCCACGGGGCCAACACCATCTTGAAGTTTGCAGACGACACCATCGTGGTAGGCAGGATCATGTCAAATGATGAGGCCGCTTACAGGACAGAGGTAGAAAACCTggtggaaaggaggaaacagAAGCCCTTTGTCCATCACCCCATCACCATCAATGGTGAGACAGTGGAGATTGTGCAGAAcatcaagtacctcggggtaaACGTGAAGAATGGACTTCAAAGGCTACAGAACATGAAGCGCCCGCACAACAAGActaaaaaacaccttttaccACAGAGCTGTTACACTCCTGAACTCCGCACCCCCCCATCAACAAACATTGCACTACTGGCCCCTTTAAGGCTTGGACTTCTTTGCACACgttttaattattgttgatTGTGCCCATTGTAtatattgttaaatgttttcttttatattttatatttatattcatttatatgtacGAGGCAGCGGGAGGACTGCTCCAACAAAATTTCATTGTCCtggcaatgacaataaagactattctattctattcaattCTAATTAGCCTGGTCCGGACCAGGTTCGTTTGCCAGCATAAGTTGCCCTGGTAACTAAACTTGAACTATGCTGAGCGTACTTTATGGAACCGAATTTGCTGGAAAATGAGCCATACTAACAAAATAAGCCTGGCTTATTTGGTAATCCTGCTTTATGGAACAGGGCCCAGGACTGACAGGAGCAGGTTTGTGCGGTGAGACTGGACACGGTGGGAAGTTTCTGCTGAAGAGAGCTGGACACTGTAGGAGctgaccagcagatggcagtaaTACACCAAGGATGCTGTtaaacacagaggaggaagaagcagcatggatgtattataagagctcttataatacatccagaGCATGGATTTATCATGAGAGCCATTAAAAGTGttcctgtgttttctgtctgtgctgtgtgatttctgaccagcagggggcgccgtCTGTCTGCACACATATTTAACACTTTCTAACAGATGAGTTGTGTGAAACTACAAACCAGTTCGGACTGTGTTTTGGATCACCAGCAGGGGAATGTGGGCCCCTAGACTCTCAGGGACCCTCAGACCATCATGGGCCCCCAGATTCTCAGGGTCCTCGGATTCTCAGGGGCTCTCAGACACTTAGGGGCCCCAGATGCTCACAGAATCAGCTGCAATGATAAAGAGGTTAAAACTGAGTCCAGCTGATCTAGGGACTGGGTCCTGTAGAGGGGCCCTAAAGTCAAAACGGAGCCACTAACTGGGACTGAGGAAAACTGTTGAAGACCAAGAGAGGTGATTGAAAGCACCAGAAAAACTTAGAAGTGGACCTTTGTGGTTTGGTGGTCAGGATTTTATGAATACTGAAGTTATGAGTCCAAACAAAGACATTTCTGACTGACCACCAAACAAAATCTACATTTATAAAGGAAATTACaccaaaatttcaccttttattCAATTATCTGTTAACTGTTAAATCTTGTGTAAGTTTCCTGTTCTCTGTGGTTATTGTTGACAGCGAATCAACACTTCCTTTCCTGCAGCAGATGGGCCGTGTGGGTTTCTGCTCAGCAGCCTCCACACTGTTCACTGTGGTTTTTCACTTTAATAACACAATGACGGTTACAACAATCCACTCTGCTTAAATAATCGTTCCAGTAACTTCAGTATGAACtcagttttaatttgtgttattAATCTGTGAGAGAAGCAGCTCAAATCCTAAACTCAGAGCTGAGAAACtgacataattaaataaagagagATGTTCAAACTCCTGCAGTCTGCTCAGCTCCCACAGTCTGTACTGTGGCAGACTGATAATTCTGCAGCATGAACATGTAAACAGGGTGAGAAAGATTCAAATCATATGAAGAGAGAGCACGCAGCAGTGAGAACAACAGCAATGATGGTTTCAAAGCTTTGTTTGAAACTTTAGGGATTATTCAACTTTCTTTTGAGGCTGCATATAAACTTTTAGTTCGGGGCCCACAGACTGTCAGGGCCCCCCAGAACCTCAGGGTCCTCCAGACTCTCAGGGGACCCCAGACCCTTAGGGGCCTCCAAAACCTCAGCGGCCCACAGACTCTCAGGGACCCCCAGAACCTCATGGGCCCACAGATCTCAGAGGCCCCCAGGCCCTCAGGGGTCTCCAGACTCTCACGGGCCCCCAGACCATCAGGGACCTCCAGACTCTCAGAGACCCCAAGACACTCAGGGGCCCTCAGACCCTTAGGGCCCTCAGAACCTCAGGGGCCCTCAGACCCTCGGGTCCCAGAGACCCTTGGGGGCCTCCATACATCAGGGGCCTCCAGACTCTCTCAGGGGCCCTCAGACCCTCATGGGCCTCCAGACTATCAGGGACCCTCAGACCCTCATGGGCCCCCAGACACAGGTTAATGAAGTTTGTGAAATCAGTATATCAAGCCACTATTGAAATGTTGGAATGTAAATTCAGATGTACAGTTTGTTCGTTATGCTTATGCGtgtgttatttacattatttcttaCATGTCGAcggcagaaagagagataggaTTGTTGCTGACTAATGCCCATAGAGAAGCATCAAAGGACGGGAACGTTAGTGCAAAAGAGGCCTTGAGAAGTCTAGGCAGTGTTTATCTACATaacagagatgtgtgtgtgctgaagaAGCTGTatagaggttaactaatatgcATCTTAAGGAATGTTCAAAGAAAGTTGTATTTGTACTCACAAGAGATAAAATAGTGCAAGAATCGGCCAAATGACacttatatatatgtttatattagcTTGTCTTTACTTATTTATACATAAATAGATTATAGAGATTATctactttaaaatgacaattataTAATGTGTTGCaggattaaaaacatttaaaatgatcagttgaaaaaaaattaaagaatagAAATTTAcaaaatttaaatgttatttaattcttctttttttcattatatatttagaagtAACTCTATATTGTAAATGAAGTAGAGAATCATAAGACTCtagttaatttaatataaaattatatattaattaaatgttgaGACTTTATTTGCAAATCTCTATATTTTGGGGGCATTTTGCATCAAAATCAATTCAGAGACACAAATTTAGaagaaaaaccaacaaaaccaaataaaacgATGTTACAGTTTATTGAAAATATCACAGTTatgaattaaaaagacaaatctaACTTTGCAGAATTcattacacacaaaacaataaacacaataaaggtttgaaaaatactaaaaaactgagttatatttttatacatttatttttatatttcctaCAATACAAATCAAAGTTTATAgttggaaacaaaacaaaccaaagctAAAAAAGTAACTGTTAAGATTtgatttgtaaatatatatgagtatatatgtatttatatatttagcacAACTGTATCTAACTTGTGcatgaagagagaaaatgtaaaaacaagcaCAACACGTCATAAGTGACATTTATGAAGACTGATCAAAGTGATGAATGAGATGAATTGATGAGATGTGATGGTGAGAAAAGGCGAGCAGGAAACAGTCAGTCAGCATGTGTGCAGTTGGTGGACGGTCCCTTGTTTCTGAGGATCATCAGCAGAGAGAGTCCACAGCAGTACACCAGACTCTTCACTATCAGCACTGTGTAcagcacacagagcagcagcaccctGCACTGAGACTGGAagagcactgacacacacacacacacacacacacacacacacacacacacacacacacacacacacacacacacacacacacacacacacacacaggtctgttCAACTGTGGACATTTCATCACAATATCATCACATTTTCTTCACTATAACTTGGACTTTTCCACACGGGACGAGCAGCTTTACATGAAGACAGGGGTCCACTacagtttgactgacagctcaaAGGCCCTTATTAAATACAACAAGTCAGAGCTGGACCCAGCTTTTTAGGGGCCCTCAACAGgatttgatttcatgtttttaacttcAAACTACAATTTATAACAATTAAAATCAGTCAAGGATAAAAAGCAAAGTCCAAACactgtttaaaaacacacaggttaCTATAGATGTGAAGTTTTTAGCACTTGGGAGCAGAAGAACTCCACAACAAGCTAACAAAGTCATCTCTGACATATAatggtgtgtgtgctgtttgctgctgggcaggtagtgtacagtggctttatcagaaaactgctgctactgctgctgctggaaacactgAGACTGAACCAGACAGGAAATGTGCCACAAAACCACAACTAGcagctaaaagaggctaaaaagcTCATTTAGTCATTAGATTCTGTCTTAATATAAAactattgattagtgcagctttaagataGACTCCCTAAACTTGTTATATCACCCGCAAAGCCTAAAATGTAGTGTCGCTCCCCCAAAAGGTATTATTAGTCAGCCTGTGCAGTGAAAGCTCTCTCAGCACTTGTTGTGCTGTGGGACACTCTAACAGAATCAGGGAGTGTATGTTTAAATCCTTCAATGATGAGCAGAAAGTGAACAGACTGATATGCAGCCCTAACTGCAGCAGGACATTGGAGCTGTCAGAGCATGCAGAGAGGCAGCAGGTGATCTTACAGTCAGCTTGCTGCAGAGCTGGCAGGTCTGctggctctctctctggaggacaggaggctgctgcagctggaacctctgaaacagaaaagcagtcaaatgtttggagtTGCAGTGAGAAATGTCAgcgctctgctcctctgctctctctgacagCGTCTCCAGATGAAGCTGAATCACTGCTGAACACAGTCACCAAGCCTTCATTACCTTGTTCTGTTTGGGCCTCCACTGTGCCCCACTCGTGCTTGACGTCGCAGCGGTAATTATATGTGCTGTCCTCttgctgatggagcagcaggatgGAGGCGCTGCGTCCCGACTCTCTGAGCTCCAGCTGCTCAAACTCAGCAGAGGTCAGATTCTCCAGCGGGccgttcttcttctgtcttttccaggAGAACTGGACCAGAGGAGGAGACATGGCTGAGGCCAGACACAGCAGGGAGCTCTTCCCCTCCAGGTGGGCTCTGGATGCTGCTGGGTACACGCTCACCACGGGCTTCATTACCTGCTCATCTGAagtttgacagcagcaacaagcagcacagacacacattcacacagtcaacagCAGCTTACAGCACTGCACTGCATTCAGTCTGATCCTGGAAACTACATGATCACTAAACTACTCATCAATACACCACAAACATCATCTACTGGACACTGGATCAATAATCATATCAGACTAAAGCATCATGGAAGCTCATCATATGTCATATAGAAAGATTCAAACACAATGTGCCACTCTTTATCAATATTTAACTACATTCATTACTAATAtcataaaatgtgtcaaactgaaCATATATCATGACATAACAGCCtcatagaaaatacatttgttcatgattataatgttttatatcaaatatatttaccACCATATTGATTATTAAGTTTAAAGAGaatcaatatatcaataatttcatttatttcataaaacagttttaggttttatataaaacacaatcacCTCAACATGTATagaaatgtcaaatataatataatgtaacataatataatatgatgacatttgtctttgttaaattaaaactaTAGTTTTATTACTTGgttcaaatatattatattcatattacatttataaatgattatagtgttttatatgaagtaTATTTACCACCATATACTTTACTCTAAtcagacacacaatacatcaatacttttaactactttttaaatagtttcagcttttatataaaacacaattacaacATGTTCACATATATCAgatcaaatataaaacatgatatattttgttatgtaaatttatattttctaaaatattttaacattatttgacATCAcgttcatttcatttatattaaatgtgaattcagatacaattatacattttatcaataattatatttatcataataacatattcatctctttttaccttcatgcattaatatattttctactaataaacatatttatcatcataaaaacacaattatcatGAGATACATTTTaccatttacaaatatatagtgtatatttaacacacaatatatttctgactatttgcttctaaaatgacatttaggaacatttattaaatgatgtttcacatcatatatcatcttgtttttaactaacaggagctgctgctgaatcactgagatgattaaatcctgtttatttgtaacattactgatatcagactttttggctggaaacaaactttgatgtgatgcataaataaagaataacttgTGGTGTGCAGTGAGATTTGAAGCTCTTTTCAGGAGTTATTGATTAGTTTTATGTAAGAATGGCTGCAGAAAGAATTCTCtactaaatatgaaaaaactaaCATGTAaagcctgaagcagcagaaactaaaactacaaacacattttcaacttgttcaataaaacaactgaaggaaaatgaaagttTAGACTTACCTACAAACAGTTTAGTGCCACGGCCAAAGATGCCGTACCACTTTCCTCctgacacagtgaaaaagcgtcaTACAAAaacctctctgctgctgaatgTGTCAGCTGAGgtgaaacaataaataaatccagGTGAAATATGTGAACCTGGGCTGTGGTTTACTGCTCTCTTCCTATCACTAACACTGTTTGACTGctggaggtttttgtacaggcTGCAGGATTCATTTCTCACTGTGGGAAACAGCTTTCACACAGTTACAGTAGTAGGTGGCTGAATGTGAGAGTTTAACTGTCTGGATCTGCAACTCCCAGCCTTTCTGTTTATTTACAGCTGAGAAATCATTTTCCTGAGGGTGATTGTAACCTTTATATAATTTACCAGTAATCCTGTTCATAAAAAGAATCGgtttgaatgtttctgtgtctttcttctGTAACCATAATACATATGGTTtttcagtattgccacactgaTCAGTTCCTTGACAGCTGAAGGAAACTTTTTCACCAGCTCTCCTGGTCAATGTTAAATCCTCCTGAATCAGctgtgctgccatggcaaccagcgctgtagagaaacagacacacagataaaggtcagtgtgacagtgtttgttAAAGGTTGAGTTTGTgggctcctgattggctggaaacactcacctgaacacagacagcacagagcagcagctgggaggaaaagCATTTTGTGCAGTGGTGTTTCCTCTGGTGAATCTGGGGAGAAGTGGCGCTCTGATGCAGCTGAGGCCAAACAAGGACGAGCTGTGAGATCAGACGAGGGCCACGTGGTTTCTAACAGGTCCTCAAACCTCCCATCAGCCCCTGCAGCAGACACataaggctgctgctgctgctgtgtggttttatgattatttatttaatttagatCAATCAGTTCATTCAAtttccttcatcatctgacagGTTTCAATATtctcaataacaataataatatgtttGTCAGATTCATTTTTATCTCTTATGTTtctatttcatttgttttaaatctaATATTGTAATtggtgtaataataatattaaattgtAATTCTGGtattacaaaatctacaaccaGAGAAAATTCCACCAGTTTGcaaataactgaatatttattCATGATTATTGAATAAACGTTTCGTACCAAGTACAACCAGCAGCAGTCTACATGTTCAGCTGTTTCCAGGAGCAAAACCAAAAGTAACTCTGcctctttttattatataatatttataatatattctaaacattatattaaatattattaatgttgCTGAGACATTTTATGACACTTTAAACCTATAGTTTACATCTCATTCTacactttatattacattacctctatctgctgtgtgctgctgctgtcagtaataaaaccttcacactgctgccctctggtggctgcaacaacacattgcttctactactactagtctctCTAGGTATCGGCTGATACTGAGTACCAGTGTGAAATACTTTATTAAACGTCTATGCTTTTGTGGGGATTTATAGGAATTAAAAGCAAAAGTAACAGATTTTATTAGCCGTTATAGATTGGACCTTAATCAATGCATGTCTCAGCGTAATTATATGCTGAGACATGCATCCACTAAACATGTCTTAGTTGATTTTTTTAGACCTTATTTTAAATGTAGGTAAGTTGACTATGTACTTGACTATATAGGGCtatgtatgaatatatatatatgtagtatTAAGTTgactatatatatgtgtatatatatgattAGGCTATTATGAAGTCAACTTTATGtgaacttttcttttaaatgttggtTATTAATTAAGCCATATAATATGTTaaatcatctcttttctttcaggatGAGCAGCAACTCTGGATAAGCCTGACACCACCGGTGTTGGCACTGAGCCCCCACGATGTGAGATGGACCCTGCAGCACATCAACCCCAACAAGGCCACCGGACCTGATGGAGTACCAGGGTGGGTTCTGAAGTACTGAGAGCTGGACACTGTTGGAGCTGACCAGCAGATGACAGTAATGCAACACCAAGGATGCTGTtaaacacagaggaggaagaagcagcatggatgtattataagagctcttataatacatccagaGCATGGATTTATCATGAGAGCCAttaaaagtgtttgtgtttcctgtctgtgctgtgtgatttctgaccagcagggggcgccgtCTGTCTGTCACATATTTAACACTTTCTAACAGATGATTTGTGTGAAACTACAAACCAGTTCTGACTGTGTTTTGGATCACCAGCAGGGGAATGTGGGCCCCCAGACCTTCAGGGGCCACCAGACTCTTAGGCACCTTTAGACTCTCAGGGGCCCTCAAACCCTCAGTGGCCTCCAGACCCTCAGGAGCCACCAGACCTTCAAGGGCCACCAGACCCTTATGGGCCACCCGACCCTCAGGGGCCCCCAGAGCTCCTCAGTGCAgtttgtgatcatgtgaccaaaatttcaccttttattCAATTATCTGTTAACTGTTAAATCTTGTGTAAGTTTTAAGTTTTCTACATTGTGGCTTGAACGTTGTTTGTTTACAGCTTTACGTTGTGAAGTTTCAGAATTAACCTTAAAACATCCAAAGTTTATAATCATCAAAGCGTCAACTCGTCTTCATGCCATAAAATCATCAAATTCCCCCCCAAAAATAATCTCACCACAGACTCCATTTAGTCGCCGTACtggagctttcagtcacatcgtAACACTTTTTAACGCTCTTTCCAAAAATGAACCTTAACTCTGAAATTCTTAAAACGTGGAAATGTCATCGATCGTACgactgaaagctccagaacagcaaCTAAACGGAGATGATTTCAACCACTGCTGTCTCTTTAAGTGAAGAATGAGCCGTCAACTGAATGTCCACTTACTTGCTTTTTTCACAGCTTTCTGCTGCATCTCACAGTCCTCAATGAGTTTTAATTCAACACGACGAACCAGaacagctgtttttaatgtttatatttacactccttttggggtttttttttaatagtctaATAAAGTCCTCAAACCCCTGTTATAAATTTAAATAGAACCACAGTGTTGATTGAGGGGAAACACATGAACGACCAAACTTTCccattaaaatgatgaaacagcttttaatgaaagaaatgatAGATTTCCAttgttctgtctgtttgtcACCTCAGTTTACTTTTGATTTCAGccattgacctttgacctgcggctgctctgtgtgtgtgtgtgtgtgtgtgtgtgtgtgtgtgtgtgtgtgtgtgtgtgttgctgaggATCTAATCAGAGCTGAACTGTGTGTTAATGAGCAAACACTTTTTATCTCCTCTGatgttgtttcatttaaatcagTTCCAAAGTTCCcgaagaaaaataaaattaagtgagagagagagagagagagagagagagagagagagagagagagagagagagagagagagagagagagagagagagggagattgaAAACTACAGATTCCTTTAAAACTCCTTAAACACCTTTCACTTCCACCTTAAGGACATTTTAAGGCATATATGATTAAGGTGTTATTAAGGTTAAGGGATTTTAGCTCCATTTGTTACATTAATTgattatattactattattataataatgaggGATATTTAATAAGCTTTCTGCATAAAGGCTTCTAGAGCAGTTAaatcctttaaaaatgtattaactaGCTGGTTTTCATGTTATTTGGtcaattttaacatttaagaatcaattaaaatg is a genomic window containing:
- the LOC128368682 gene encoding immunoglobulin kappa light chain-like yields the protein MLFLPAAALCCLCSALVAMAAQLIQEDLTLTRRAGEKVSFSCQGTDQCGNTEKPYVLWLQKKDTETFKPILFMNRITGKLYKGYNHPQENDFSAVNKQKGWELQIQTVKLSHSATYYCNCVKAWYGIFGRGTKLFVDEQVMKPVVSVYPAASRAHLEGKSSLLCLASAMSPPLVQFSWKRQKKNGPLENLTSAEFEQLELRESGRSASILLLHQQEDSTYNYRCDVKHEWGTVEAQTEQEVPAAAASCPPEREPADLPALQQADLLFQSQCRVLLLCVLYTVLIVKSLVYCCGLSLLMILRNKGPSTNCTHAD